A part of Arthrobacter dokdonellae genomic DNA contains:
- a CDS encoding NAD(P)-dependent malic enzyme, translating into MSLEATLTPSTGSQIALSEQEIFAAHRGGKLSVSSKVPLDSLRDLSIAYTPGVAQVSRAIAANPALAGSHTWASRLVAVVSDGTAVLGLGDIGPSASLPVMEGKSALFKTFGGLDSIPLVLATTDVEEIIETLVRLRPSFGAVNLEDISAPRCFELEERLIEALDCPVMHDDQHGTAVVVLAALSNAAKVVDKELGDMRAVISGAGAAGIAVAQILIDAGLGDVVLLDSRGIIHRDRDGLNAVKAVYAAKTNREGLRGGITEALNGADVVVGVSSSTIPEEALAGMNPDAIIFALSNPDPEVMPEVAQQYASVVATGRSDFPNQINNVLAFPGIFRGALDAGARRITPAMKLAAAKAIAELAAGSLAPDHIVPSPLDPRVAPAVAAAVAAAV; encoded by the coding sequence AGATTGCCCTTTCGGAACAGGAGATCTTCGCGGCCCACCGTGGCGGCAAGCTCTCCGTCAGCAGCAAGGTCCCCCTGGACAGCCTACGGGACCTGTCCATCGCCTACACGCCGGGCGTGGCCCAGGTCAGCCGCGCCATCGCCGCCAATCCTGCCTTGGCCGGCAGCCACACCTGGGCCAGCCGGCTGGTGGCCGTGGTCAGCGACGGAACAGCCGTCCTGGGCCTGGGAGACATCGGCCCCAGCGCGTCCCTGCCCGTCATGGAGGGCAAGTCCGCCCTCTTCAAGACCTTTGGCGGCCTGGACTCCATCCCCCTGGTGCTGGCCACCACGGACGTAGAGGAAATCATCGAGACCCTGGTGCGGCTCCGCCCCAGCTTTGGCGCGGTCAACCTTGAGGACATTTCCGCCCCGCGCTGCTTCGAACTGGAAGAACGCCTGATCGAGGCGCTGGACTGCCCCGTCATGCACGACGACCAGCACGGCACCGCCGTTGTGGTCCTGGCCGCCCTCAGCAACGCCGCAAAGGTGGTGGACAAGGAACTTGGCGACATGCGCGCCGTCATTTCGGGCGCGGGCGCCGCCGGGATAGCCGTGGCGCAGATCCTGATCGACGCGGGCCTTGGCGACGTGGTGCTTCTGGACTCCCGCGGAATCATCCACCGGGACCGGGACGGGCTCAACGCCGTCAAGGCCGTCTACGCGGCGAAGACCAACCGGGAGGGCCTTCGGGGCGGCATAACCGAGGCCCTCAACGGGGCGGACGTTGTAGTCGGTGTGTCTTCCTCGACCATCCCCGAAGAAGCTCTGGCCGGCATGAATCCGGATGCCATCATCTTTGCCCTGTCCAACCCGGACCCGGAAGTCATGCCCGAGGTGGCGCAGCAGTACGCCTCCGTGGTGGCCACGGGCCGCAGCGACTTCCCCAACCAGATCAACAATGTGCTGGCGTTCCCCGGCATCTTCCGTGGCGCGCTCGACGCCGGCGCCCGGCGCATCACGCCCGCCATGAAGTTGGCGGCGGCTAAGGCCATTGCGGAGCTGGCGGCCGGCAGCCTGGCGCCGGACCACATAGTCCCGAGCCCGCTGGACCCGCGCGTTGCCCCTGCGGTGGCGGCGGCGGTGGCGGCGGCGGTCTGA
- a CDS encoding FhaA domain-containing protein, producing the protein MGLFDNVERGIEKAVRGAFSRGSKALQPVEVASALRRELDDKSMTLDAGRTLAPNVFNIQLGDSDFERARSWGVPLAEELCDVVINHSRSQGYVLQGPVRVTFNHREELRAGHFEVSSATEKENRAEAQRPGIAPAAPAHAPARSRQEPAPLYKRQEPPAQKAAPEGQPVLDIEGQRYSLNASSITLGRSSEADILIDDTGVSRKHLEIRTRGGVSTAVDLGSTNGSYVNGHRVHGSVDLTDGTTITMGRTEIIFRVLPARNGGRA; encoded by the coding sequence ATGGGATTGTTTGACAATGTTGAAAGAGGCATTGAGAAGGCAGTTCGCGGCGCCTTCTCCCGCGGTTCGAAGGCCCTGCAACCCGTTGAGGTTGCCAGTGCCCTTCGCCGCGAACTGGATGACAAGTCCATGACGCTCGATGCCGGCCGCACCTTGGCGCCCAACGTGTTCAACATCCAGCTGGGCGATTCCGACTTTGAGCGTGCGCGCTCCTGGGGCGTGCCGCTCGCCGAAGAACTTTGCGATGTTGTCATCAACCACTCCCGCAGCCAGGGCTATGTGCTACAGGGTCCCGTCCGTGTCACGTTCAACCACAGGGAAGAGCTGCGCGCAGGGCATTTCGAGGTGTCCTCCGCCACCGAAAAGGAGAACCGGGCCGAGGCCCAGCGTCCTGGCATTGCCCCCGCGGCGCCAGCCCATGCACCCGCCCGGTCCCGGCAGGAGCCCGCGCCCCTGTACAAGAGGCAGGAACCTCCGGCGCAGAAGGCCGCGCCCGAGGGCCAGCCCGTGCTGGACATTGAGGGCCAGCGGTATTCCCTCAACGCCAGCTCCATCACGTTGGGCCGGTCCTCGGAGGCGGACATTCTCATTGACGACACCGGGGTGTCCCGCAAGCACCTGGAGATCCGCACGCGCGGCGGCGTCAGCACCGCCGTCGACCTCGGCTCCACGAACGGCAGCTACGTCAACGGACACCGGGTTCACGGCAGTGTGGACCTGACCGACGGAACAACCATCACCATGGGCCGGACGGAGATCATCTTCCGCGTCCTGCCGGCACGGAATGGCGGCCGCGCATGA
- a CDS encoding PP2C family protein-serine/threonine phosphatase codes for MAEHPLILRYAARSHVGLVRAKNDDSAYAGKHLAVVADGMGGHAGGDVASSSTVLDLIHLDRDGYDGDDAGNLLADEIQTANSLLSELVHVNPKLAGMGTTVTALLLSGRRLAYAHIGDSRAYRLKDGVFEQMSTDHTFVQRMIDEGRMTVAEAEVHPHKNVLMRVLGDVDASPELDLKYFDAEPGERWLLCSDGLNFVRHETVEEVVRHTTNLAHCADTLIDLTLAVGSPDNVTVVVFDVAAASPNDTATAALDAIAVPLAAGTGPDDGGAPGTQSSPAAVPGQDGGEAGDKDGGKDGGKDGGNAGPDTPETISSDGAEGDDEETGGLDAHIRAAVVRRELSQRPHELVGAALTANAEGKIPQLANHPATQRAATVLTHKPIDAPPLDDDTEESLPRARYRRWLFPIVGGLAAIAIVAGAWTAFAWTQTQYFVGVSHGNVAIFQGVSQNLGPIPLSHLQRETSVSVQSLPEYSQQLVAQTLPAGTLGAAEQIVTDLQLGTGTSTPPCDRVAATHPPSGTPGATSSRAASGKAAGSSKATPSATTAAKSAVPAKAAPKTTAKATASATTKHSGTPTASPSATPTCIPGGGQ; via the coding sequence ATGGCCGAACACCCGTTGATCCTGCGCTATGCGGCCAGGTCGCACGTGGGGCTGGTCCGGGCGAAGAACGACGATTCCGCTTACGCGGGCAAGCACCTGGCCGTGGTTGCCGACGGCATGGGCGGCCACGCTGGCGGCGACGTCGCCAGCTCCTCGACGGTGCTGGACTTGATCCACCTGGACCGCGACGGCTACGACGGGGACGACGCCGGCAACCTCCTTGCCGACGAGATCCAGACTGCCAACTCACTTTTGTCCGAGCTGGTCCATGTCAATCCCAAGCTGGCCGGCATGGGCACCACGGTGACAGCGCTGCTTCTGTCCGGGCGGCGCCTCGCCTACGCCCACATCGGCGATTCGCGTGCCTACCGGCTCAAGGACGGCGTCTTCGAGCAGATGAGCACGGACCACACCTTTGTGCAGCGCATGATCGACGAGGGCCGCATGACCGTGGCCGAAGCCGAGGTCCATCCCCACAAGAACGTCCTCATGCGGGTGCTCGGAGACGTCGATGCGTCCCCCGAACTGGACTTGAAGTACTTCGACGCCGAACCCGGCGAACGCTGGCTGCTGTGTTCGGACGGCCTGAACTTTGTCCGCCACGAGACCGTGGAGGAGGTGGTCCGCCACACAACCAATCTGGCCCACTGCGCGGACACGCTCATCGACCTGACGCTTGCCGTCGGGTCGCCGGACAATGTCACGGTGGTGGTTTTTGACGTGGCTGCCGCGAGCCCGAACGACACGGCCACCGCCGCGCTGGACGCCATAGCTGTGCCTTTGGCTGCCGGTACCGGCCCGGACGACGGCGGCGCGCCAGGCACGCAGTCTTCCCCGGCTGCCGTCCCCGGCCAGGACGGCGGCGAGGCCGGCGACAAGGACGGCGGCAAGGACGGCGGCAAGGACGGCGGCAACGCGGGTCCGGATACCCCGGAAACCATTTCCTCGGACGGCGCGGAAGGCGACGACGAGGAAACGGGCGGGCTCGACGCCCACATTCGTGCCGCCGTCGTCCGCCGTGAACTCTCCCAACGGCCGCACGAGCTGGTGGGTGCCGCGCTCACGGCCAACGCGGAGGGCAAGATTCCGCAGCTGGCGAACCACCCGGCCACACAGCGGGCCGCAACCGTGCTCACGCACAAGCCGATCGACGCGCCGCCGCTGGACGACGACACCGAGGAGTCGCTGCCCCGGGCCCGCTACCGGCGCTGGCTGTTCCCCATCGTGGGAGGCCTGGCCGCCATTGCCATCGTGGCCGGCGCGTGGACGGCGTTTGCCTGGACGCAGACGCAGTATTTTGTCGGGGTCTCCCACGGCAACGTGGCCATCTTCCAGGGCGTCTCGCAAAATCTGGGCCCCATCCCGCTCTCCCACCTGCAACGCGAAACCAGCGTCTCGGTGCAGTCGCTGCCTGAATACTCCCAGCAGCTGGTTGCCCAGACGCTCCCGGCCGGAACGCTCGGCGCAGCCGAACAGATCGTCACGGACCTGCAGTTGGGAACCGGCACCAGCACGCCGCCGTGCGACCGGGTCGCGGCCACGCATCCACCCTCCGGCACGCCCGGCGCCACGTCCTCCCGCGCCGCGAGCGGCAAGGCCGCAGGCTCCTCCAAGGCGACCCCTTCCGCCACGACGGCGGCCAAATCCGCCGTCCCCGCCAAGGCAGCCCCCAAGACAACGGCCAAGGCAACCGCCAGCGCCACGACCAAGCATTCGGGTACGCCCACGGCATCGCCGTCGGCCACCCCAACCTGCATTCCGGGAGGTGGACAATGA
- a CDS encoding FtsW/RodA/SpoVE family cell cycle protein has product MSQLMTVAKPRRNIELLLLVLALGMGVMANALVNLNLGRTFDKDFYTQAAVLAGLSLAVHITLRFRAKYADPVMLPVVVALNGLGLAVIHRLDIVTGDTAGQRQWLWTGLAVAAAVAVLWLLKDHRILRRFTYISLVLSVLLLLLPLVPGISAGDVNGATVWIKLGPFTFQPGEIAKITLAVFFAGYLSSNRDLILLAGKKIGRLQLPRSRDLGPMVVAWIASVGVLVFQHDLGTSVLFFGLFMVMIYVATSRISWVLIGLVLMAVGGYAAYKIFPHVTRRIDTWIHALDPQVIGATGGSGQVVEGLFGMANGGLLGTGLGEGSPDSVPLANSDMIIASIGEELGLVGLFAVVCLYALFIARGFRAALGTRDSFGKLLAVGLAFAFALQCFVIIGGVTRLIPLTGLTTPFLAAGGSSLLANWIIVALLLKISDAARRPAAPAAKPDDQPRKEVPAS; this is encoded by the coding sequence ATGAGCCAGCTGATGACCGTTGCCAAGCCACGCCGAAACATTGAACTGCTCTTGCTGGTGCTCGCCCTTGGCATGGGCGTCATGGCCAACGCCCTGGTCAACCTCAACCTGGGCCGGACCTTTGACAAGGACTTTTACACGCAGGCGGCCGTCCTGGCCGGATTGTCGCTGGCCGTGCACATCACCCTGCGGTTCCGCGCCAAATATGCCGACCCGGTCATGTTGCCCGTCGTGGTTGCCCTCAACGGCCTGGGACTGGCGGTGATCCACCGCCTGGACATCGTCACCGGGGATACCGCGGGGCAGCGCCAGTGGCTCTGGACGGGGCTTGCCGTGGCCGCCGCCGTCGCCGTGCTCTGGCTGCTCAAGGACCATCGGATCCTGCGCCGCTTCACCTACATCTCACTGGTCCTGTCCGTGCTGCTGCTCCTGTTGCCACTGGTACCGGGCATCTCGGCCGGTGATGTCAACGGCGCCACCGTGTGGATCAAGCTCGGGCCCTTCACCTTCCAGCCCGGTGAAATCGCCAAGATCACGCTTGCTGTCTTCTTTGCGGGGTACCTGTCCTCCAACCGTGACCTGATCCTCCTGGCCGGAAAGAAGATCGGCCGCCTGCAGCTGCCGCGCTCCCGCGACCTGGGGCCGATGGTCGTGGCCTGGATCGCCAGTGTGGGCGTTCTCGTGTTCCAGCATGACCTCGGCACCTCCGTCCTGTTCTTTGGCCTCTTTATGGTCATGATCTACGTGGCGACCAGCCGCATCAGCTGGGTCCTGATCGGGCTGGTGCTCATGGCCGTGGGCGGATACGCCGCCTACAAGATCTTTCCCCACGTCACCCGCCGGATCGACACCTGGATCCACGCCCTGGATCCCCAGGTCATTGGCGCCACCGGCGGCAGCGGGCAGGTTGTTGAAGGCCTGTTCGGCATGGCCAACGGCGGACTGCTGGGCACCGGCCTCGGGGAAGGGTCCCCGGACAGCGTGCCCCTGGCCAACAGCGACATGATCATCGCCAGCATTGGCGAGGAACTCGGGCTCGTGGGACTGTTCGCGGTCGTCTGCCTTTATGCGCTGTTCATTGCCCGCGGCTTCCGGGCAGCACTGGGCACGAGGGACTCCTTCGGCAAGCTGCTCGCCGTCGGACTGGCCTTCGCGTTCGCCCTGCAGTGCTTCGTGATCATCGGCGGAGTCACCCGGCTCATTCCATTGACCGGGTTGACCACGCCGTTCCTGGCGGCCGGCGGGTCCTCCCTGCTCGCCAACTGGATCATCGTTGCGCTGCTCCTGAAGATTTCAGACGCCGCCCGACGGCCGGCCGCGCCGGCCGCAAAGCCCGATGACCAGCCCCGGAAGGAGGTGCCCGCGTCATGA
- a CDS encoding protein kinase domain-containing protein: MRPTSGITLGGRFQLTSRIAIGGMGEVWKAQDQVLGRIVAIKILKDEYTGDPGFRARFRAEAKHTALLNHVGIANVFDYGEEDGSAYLVMELVPGEPLSTLIEREHVLSADWTLSMIAQTARALSVAHAQGLVHRDVKPGNLLITPEGRVKITDFGIARLADQVPLTQTGQVMGTAQYLAPEQATGQIATGSSDIYSLGVIGYECITGHRPFTGESQIAIALAQVNDAPPPLPDTLPTPVRALLMSMLAKDPANRPANALKLAEAAEAIRAGNTKAAHAAVPGMLLFEATTGPITAPVDINATAPTSVVGSVSEPGTAALPTVAAAAVPSGPPTRAEALGAERAWNAEPQDSSLMADFEEEDAPAEPVKRGRSPWTWPAVALIALLLFALAALVLQSMGVFDAKPAATQSTTPTVSSAPPTPSQTPSETPTPEPTTEAPKTVNVQLDRFLGKPYAEVRDTLTNELGLQVQRQDAFDPDVAAGTVSDISPSGPSVPAGSTVTVTVSKGAETVAVPSFQGQTGNAYDQALVAAGFVPSRSQEASDTVAEGNVISVDPPPGTQAAKGSTVTYVVSTGPAAKAPTAPAEPPTTAPAPTPTG, from the coding sequence GTGAGGCCTACTTCAGGAATCACCTTAGGCGGCAGATTCCAACTCACCTCACGCATTGCCATCGGCGGCATGGGCGAAGTTTGGAAAGCCCAGGACCAGGTCCTGGGGCGCATTGTCGCGATCAAGATCCTCAAGGACGAATACACAGGGGATCCTGGATTTCGGGCGCGCTTCCGTGCCGAAGCCAAGCACACCGCACTGCTGAACCATGTGGGGATCGCCAACGTCTTTGACTACGGTGAAGAGGACGGCTCGGCCTACCTGGTCATGGAACTGGTACCCGGGGAACCGCTGTCCACCCTGATCGAGCGCGAACACGTGCTCTCCGCCGACTGGACACTGTCCATGATCGCCCAGACGGCGCGTGCCCTCTCCGTGGCGCACGCCCAGGGCCTGGTGCACCGCGACGTCAAACCCGGCAACCTGCTCATCACCCCCGAGGGCCGCGTGAAGATCACCGACTTCGGCATTGCCCGCCTGGCTGACCAGGTGCCGCTGACCCAGACCGGGCAGGTCATGGGCACGGCCCAGTACCTGGCACCCGAGCAGGCCACGGGCCAGATCGCCACGGGCTCCAGCGACATCTATTCGCTGGGCGTCATTGGCTATGAGTGCATTACCGGCCACCGCCCGTTCACAGGCGAGTCGCAGATCGCCATTGCCCTGGCGCAGGTCAACGACGCACCGCCACCGCTGCCGGACACGCTGCCCACGCCGGTGCGCGCGCTGCTCATGTCCATGCTGGCGAAGGACCCGGCCAACCGGCCCGCCAACGCGCTGAAGCTGGCCGAGGCCGCCGAAGCCATCAGGGCCGGCAACACCAAGGCCGCGCACGCCGCCGTTCCCGGCATGCTGCTGTTCGAAGCCACCACCGGGCCCATCACGGCACCCGTGGACATCAACGCAACGGCTCCCACCTCCGTGGTCGGAAGCGTCTCGGAACCAGGCACGGCGGCGCTGCCCACGGTCGCCGCCGCCGCCGTCCCCTCCGGTCCCCCCACCCGGGCGGAGGCCCTGGGGGCGGAGCGCGCCTGGAATGCCGAGCCGCAGGACAGTTCGCTGATGGCCGACTTCGAGGAAGAGGACGCACCGGCGGAGCCCGTCAAGCGCGGCCGCAGCCCCTGGACCTGGCCCGCCGTGGCGTTGATCGCGCTCCTGCTGTTTGCCTTGGCGGCCCTGGTGCTCCAAAGCATGGGCGTCTTTGACGCCAAGCCGGCCGCCACGCAATCGACCACCCCCACCGTAAGCTCCGCACCGCCGACGCCGTCGCAAACCCCATCGGAAACGCCGACGCCGGAACCGACCACTGAAGCACCCAAAACGGTGAACGTACAGCTGGACCGGTTCTTGGGCAAGCCCTACGCCGAAGTCAGGGACACCCTGACCAACGAACTGGGCCTGCAGGTGCAACGCCAGGACGCCTTTGACCCTGACGTCGCCGCGGGCACGGTAAGCGACATCAGCCCCAGCGGCCCCTCGGTGCCCGCCGGCTCCACGGTTACCGTCACCGTCTCCAAGGGAGCGGAGACCGTGGCCGTGCCGTCCTTCCAAGGGCAGACCGGCAACGCATACGACCAGGCCCTGGTGGCCGCAGGCTTCGTGCCCAGCCGGTCCCAAGAGGCCTCCGACACCGTCGCCGAGGGCAACGTGATCAGTGTTGACCCCCCGCCCGGAACCCAGGCGGCCAAGGGCAGCACCGTCACCTACGTCGTCTCCACCGGACCGGCCGCGAAGGCACCGACGGCACCGGCGGAACCGCCCACCACCGCGCCGGCCCCGACACCCACGGGGTAG
- a CDS encoding FHA domain-containing protein FhaB/FipA has protein sequence MNDLSLTVTILRFGFLILMWVMVFSVVAAMRRDLVIGRKAKVGAPTARQARRHPELVDEPAPAKAQARELVVTEGPLTGTTLELAGAPILLGRAQESTLVLEDDYASGRHARLFPQGTRWFIEDLGSTNGTYLGGAQLTRALPVELGVPVRIGKTVIELRP, from the coding sequence ATGAATGATCTGAGCCTGACAGTCACCATTTTGCGCTTTGGCTTCCTGATCCTCATGTGGGTCATGGTTTTCAGCGTGGTGGCGGCCATGCGGCGCGATCTGGTGATCGGACGCAAGGCCAAGGTGGGCGCGCCCACCGCACGCCAGGCCCGCAGACATCCTGAGCTGGTCGACGAGCCTGCTCCCGCCAAGGCGCAGGCCCGCGAGCTGGTGGTCACCGAAGGTCCGCTGACCGGGACCACGCTGGAGCTCGCCGGCGCCCCCATCCTGCTGGGCCGTGCGCAGGAGTCAACGCTGGTGCTCGAGGACGATTACGCCTCCGGCCGCCATGCCCGGCTGTTCCCGCAGGGCACGCGTTGGTTCATTGAGGACCTCGGGTCAACCAACGGCACCTACCTCGGCGGCGCGCAGCTGACGCGGGCGCTTCCCGTGGAGCTCGGCGTCCCGGTTCGGATCGGCAAAACGGTCATCGAATTGAGGCCGTAG
- a CDS encoding peptidoglycan D,D-transpeptidase FtsI family protein, whose amino-acid sequence MNQAIRNSWIVAVALFILLFGSISYVQFFDADSLNANPSNNRQLLKTFCSDRGPILVGGHPIAESVATDSDCKYQRKYNDPLLYAGLTGFFSKYAGQYGLESAMRDELAGTTNEAVFDRISQAFTGTRPQGQSVELTIDPAIQKMAYDMIPDGIAGSIVVMNPKTGAVVAMVSKPSYDTNLMASHDQKSVDTAYAKLVNEPGINLFGSAAYKQTYAPGSVFKLVDTAAALASGKYNKDSVLPNPAALKFPGIDYTLPNYLYGQCDTQDKASFTFALENSCNTPFASIALDLGQDAITAQANKFGFNDKSLSFPDSVTGSRFPGSTATLDKPALARSAIGQQDVSATPLEIAMMTAAIANGGKQMKPNLVQTVRTPDLRTVESLKPQMLRQSTTPEIAQQITDWMVSVVENGIAGAAAVPGVEVAGKTGTAEVGNTGLNNAWFTGFAPANDPQYVVTIMMPNVDVATGAALTSPNASKLFKAVLKK is encoded by the coding sequence ATGAACCAGGCCATTCGAAACTCCTGGATAGTCGCCGTGGCACTGTTCATCCTGCTTTTTGGCTCCATCTCCTATGTGCAGTTCTTTGACGCAGATTCGCTCAATGCCAACCCCAGCAACAACCGCCAGTTGTTGAAGACCTTTTGCAGCGACCGCGGCCCCATCCTGGTGGGCGGCCATCCCATCGCGGAATCCGTCGCCACGGATTCGGACTGCAAGTACCAGCGCAAGTACAACGATCCCCTGCTGTACGCCGGGCTGACAGGCTTCTTCAGCAAGTATGCCGGTCAGTACGGGCTGGAATCCGCCATGCGCGATGAACTGGCCGGCACCACCAATGAGGCCGTGTTCGACCGCATTTCCCAGGCCTTCACCGGTACGCGGCCGCAGGGACAGTCGGTGGAGCTGACCATCGATCCGGCCATCCAGAAAATGGCGTATGACATGATCCCCGACGGCATCGCCGGGTCCATCGTGGTCATGAACCCCAAGACCGGCGCCGTCGTCGCCATGGTTTCCAAGCCGTCGTACGACACGAACCTCATGGCCAGCCATGACCAGAAATCCGTTGACACGGCCTATGCCAAGCTGGTCAACGAACCCGGCATCAACTTGTTCGGTTCGGCCGCCTACAAGCAGACGTACGCGCCAGGTTCGGTGTTCAAGCTCGTCGACACCGCCGCCGCGCTGGCGTCCGGCAAATACAACAAGGACAGTGTCCTGCCCAACCCGGCGGCGCTGAAGTTCCCCGGCATCGACTACACGCTGCCCAACTACCTCTACGGCCAGTGCGACACCCAGGACAAGGCGAGCTTTACCTTTGCCTTGGAGAACTCCTGCAATACGCCGTTTGCCAGCATCGCGCTGGACCTGGGCCAGGACGCCATCACGGCACAGGCGAACAAATTCGGCTTCAACGACAAGTCCCTTTCCTTCCCGGACTCCGTCACGGGGAGCCGCTTTCCCGGCTCCACGGCGACCCTGGACAAACCGGCCCTGGCCCGCAGCGCCATCGGCCAGCAGGATGTGAGCGCAACACCGCTGGAGATCGCCATGATGACGGCGGCCATTGCGAACGGGGGCAAGCAGATGAAACCGAACCTGGTCCAGACCGTCAGGACCCCGGACTTGAGGACCGTGGAAAGCCTCAAGCCGCAAATGCTCCGCCAGTCCACCACGCCGGAAATTGCGCAGCAGATCACCGACTGGATGGTCAGTGTGGTGGAAAACGGAATTGCCGGGGCGGCGGCCGTTCCCGGCGTGGAAGTGGCCGGCAAAACCGGCACCGCCGAAGTCGGCAATACTGGGTTGAACAATGCGTGGTTTACCGGTTTCGCGCCGGCCAATGATCCCCAATACGTGGTGACGATCATGATGCCCAATGTTGACGTCGCCACCGGTGCAGCACTAACAAGTCCCAATGCAAGCAAACTCTTCAAGGCGGTGTTGAAAAAGTGA